One Rosa chinensis cultivar Old Blush chromosome 3, RchiOBHm-V2, whole genome shotgun sequence DNA window includes the following coding sequences:
- the LOC112192762 gene encoding protein NUCLEAR FUSION DEFECTIVE 4, with the protein MVAAEFSSGAFGSTEMRSFGLQVLRGRWFMLFASMLILSVAGATYMFALYSNEVKISLGYDQTTLNLLSFFKDLGGNVGIIAGLVNEVTAPWVVLLIGSVMNFFGYFMIWLAVTGRTSKPRVWQMCLYICLGANSQTFSNTGAVVSCVKNFPSSRGSVLGLLKGLVGLSGAIITQLYRAFYGDHSKALILLIAWLPAAVSIVFLPIIRLIKIVRQPNELRIFYNLLYCTLGLAGFLMALIIMQHKLNFSRICYIGGASVVLILLFLPIAVVIIEEFKLWKTKIKAVNEPIQLKVVAENPAPAELVPVATPQTQQKHKSCLQTVFKPPVRGEDYSILQALFSIDMLILIIVTICGVGGTLTAIDNLGQIGSSLGYPTDSISTFISLVSIWNYLGRVTSGFSSEALLKKYKFPRPLMLTLVLLLSCVGHLLIAFGVPNSLYFSSVIIGFCFGAQWPLIFAIISELFGLKYYATLINFGGAASPIGAYILNVKVAGNLYDAAALKQLQALGKTRKEGQDLTCVGVECYKLAFIIIAAVALFGSLVSFILVIRTRKFYQSDIYKKFREEAEAAEADFTRGVVGAGTSSSSKAAQGPEADLDSKT; encoded by the coding sequence ATGGTGGCGGCAGAGTTTAGTTCTGGTGCTTTTGGCTCCACGGAAATGAGAAGCTTTGGGTTGCAAGTACTCCGTGGACGATGGTTCATGTTGTTTGCTTCAATGCTAATCCTCTCCGTGGCCGGAGCAACCTACATGTTTGCTCTCTACTCCAATGAAGTCAAAATCTCTTTGGGCTATGACCAAACAACACTCAATCTCCTAAGCTTCTTCAAGGACTTGGGAGGCAATGTCGGAATCATAGCTGGTCTAGTTAACGAAGTCACAGCTCCATGGGTGGTGCTTTTAATCGGTTCAGTCATGAACTTTTTCGGTTACTTCATGATCTGGCTAGCTGTCACTGGTCGAACCTCGAAACCACGCGTGTGGCAGATGTGTTTGTACATTTGCTTAGGTGCAAATTCTCAGACTTTCTCAAACACAGGAGCTGTGGTGAGCTGTGTGAAGAACTTTCCTTCTAGTAGAGGAAGTGTTTTGGGGCTTTTGAAGGGACTTGTTGGTTTGAGTGGTGCTATTATCACGCAGCTCTACCGTGCTTTCTATGGAGATCACTCCAAGGCTTTGATTTTACTAATTGCTTGGCTTCCGGCTGCTGTTTCGATTGTGTTTCTTCCCATCATTCGTTTGATCAAGATCGTTAGACAGCCAAATGAGCTCAGGATTTTCTACAATCTTCTTTACTGTACTCTCGGACTAGCTGGATTTCTCATGGCTTTGATTATCATGCAGCACAAGCTGAATTTTTCTAGAATTTGTTACATTGGAGGTGCTTCAGTTGTGCTTATACTACTCTTTCTTCCAATCGCGGTTGTTATAATCGAAGAATTCAAGCTCTGGAAGACGAAAATCAAAGCCGTGAATGAGCCAATTCAGCTCAAAGTAGTAGCTGAAAATCCAGCTCCTGCTGAATTAGTACCTGTTGCAACTCCACAAACCCAGCAGAAGCATAAATCTTGCTTGCAAACCGTCTTCAAGCCGCCCGTTAGAGGTGAGGATTACTCGATTTTGCAAGCACTTTTTAGCATTGACATGTTGATCTTGATCATTGTTACAATCTGTGGTGTTGGAGGTACCTTAACCGCAATTGATAATCTCGGTCAGATTGGGAGCTCATTAGGCTACCCAACTGACAGCATTAGCACTTTCATATCTCTGGTAAGCATATGGAACTACCTTGGAAGAGTTACTTCTGGCTTTTCTTCAGAAGCCCTTTTGAAGAAGTACAAATTCCCAAGACCACTTATGCTCACTCTAGTGCTTCTCTTATCATGTGTTGGCCATCTCCTAATAGCGTTCGGGGTCCCCAACTCTCTCTACTTTTCTTCTGTGATTATTGGGTTCTGTTTTGGAGCTCAATGGCCATTGATTTTTGCCATCATTTCTGAACTCTTTGGCCTCAAGTACTATGCCACCTTAATCAATTTTGGTGGTGCTGCTAGCCCTATTGGGGCTTATATCCTCAATGTGAAAGTGGCTGGAAACTTGTATGATGCAGCGGCTTTGAAGCAACTACAGGCTTTGGGGAAGACTAGGAAAGAAGGACAAGACTTAACTTGTGTAGGAGTGGAATGTTACAAATTGGCTTTCATCATAATTGCTGCTGTGGCATTGTTTGGGAGCCTTGTTTCATTTATTTTGGTGATCAGAACAAGAAAATtctaccaaagtgatatttacAAGAAGTTCAGAGAGGAAGCTGAGGCAGCGGAAGCAGATTTCACTCGAGGTGTTGTTGGTGCCGGTACTTCAAGCTCATCAAAAGCAGCACAAGGACCAGAGGCAGACTTGGATTCAAAAACATAG